The following proteins come from a genomic window of Nicotiana tomentosiformis chromosome 12, ASM39032v3, whole genome shotgun sequence:
- the LOC138903153 gene encoding uncharacterized protein, with the protein MRRFCPRLLGKVVQQVHHPMITTPVAALPICLAREGVQVGRGCPRGGGQPGGTTTRFYAFPARPNAIASDTVITCIISAYGKDALVLFDLRSTYSYVCSLFAPYLDVSRESLGALVYETRAKLLLLDMTDFEVILGMDWLSPYHVILDYHAKTVTLAMSKLPRLERRGSSVSTSSRVISFLKARHMVEKGYLAYLAYVRDTTADTSTIYSVPMVREFFEVFPCHLLGMPPDRDIDFRCQGVFLINLRSGYHQLKIRASDVPKMAFRTRYGHYEFLVMPFGLTNAPTAFMDLMNRVFKPYLDSFFMVFIDDILIYSRSVEEHEQHLTVVLQTLREQKLYAKFSKCELWLDYTAFLGHVVSGEGIKVDPRKI; encoded by the exons ATgaggagattttgccccaggcttctgGGCAAGGTTGTACAGCAGGTCCATCATCCCATGATCACCACACCAGTTGCTGCACTGCCCATCTGCTTGGCCAGAGAAGGAgtgcaggtgggtaggggttgccctagaggtggaggccagccaggtggcaCTACAactaggttctatgcctttccagccagaccaAATGCAATAGCCTCAGAcaccgtgatcacatgtattatttctgccTACGGTAAGGATGCtttggtactatttgatctaaggtctacatattcatatgtgtgtTCTCTATTTGCTCCTTATCTGGATGTATCTCGTGAATCCCTGGGTGCTCTTGTATATGAGACCAGAGCGAAACTtctattgcttgatatgaccgactttgaggtcatcctgggcatggactggttgtctccgtaccatgttattctagattaccatgccaagactgttaccttggcgatgtcgaagttgcctagattggagagGAGGGGTTCATCTGTTAGTACATCCAGTCGTGTTATCTCTTTCctaaaggctcgacatatggttgagaagggttatttggcctATCtcgcttatgttcgggatactactgcggATACTTCCACAATTTATTCAGTGCCCATGGTGCGGGAGTTCTTTGAAGTGTTTCCTTGTCATCTactaggcatgccaccagatcgtgatatcgatttca ggtgccagggtgttttcctaatcaacttgaggtctgggtatcatcagctgaagattcgtgctTCGGATGTTCCAAAGATGGCGTTCCGGACTAGgtatgggcactatgagtttctagtgatgccctttggcttgaccaatgccccgacggcatttatggatttgatgaatcgggtgttcaagccatatcttgactcatttttcatggtctttattgatgacatattaatctactCGCGTAGTGTGGAGGAACACGAGCAACATTTGAcagttgtgcttcagaccttgcgggaacaaaagctatatgctaagttctccaagtgtgagttatgGTTAGATTATACGGCGTTCTTAGGACATGTTGtgtcaggtgagggtattaaggttgatcccaggAAGATctag
- the LOC104120902 gene encoding abscisic acid receptor PYL2-like, which produces MDGGQVPQGLTEEEFAELEALIQNYHTFDHLPNTCTSLITQRIDAPAHVVWPFVRRFDNPEKYKHFIKSCKIIIGEGEVGSIREVTVVSGIPASTSTERLEILDDEKHILSFRVVGGEHRLNNYRSVTSVNEFKKDGKVYTIVLESYIVDIPEGNTEEDTKMFTDTVVKLNLQKLGVVAMAALHGHEL; this is translated from the exons ATGGATGGTGGCCAAGTTCCTCAAGGGCTAACAGAAGAAGAATTTGCAGAATTGGAGGCATTGATTCAAAATTACCATACCTTTGACCATCTCCCCAACACTTGCACTTCTCTTATAACACAACGCATTGACGCACCTGCGCACGTCGTATGGCCCTTCGTCCGCCGCTTTGACAACCCTGAGAAGTACAAGCACTTCATCAAAAGCTGCAAGAT AATAATAGGTGAAGGTGAGGTCGGCAGCATAAGGGAAGTGACAGTTGTATCAGGAATACCTGCATCCACAAGTACAGAACGCCTAGAGATTTTAGACGACGAGAAACACATCCTTAGCTTTCGAGTTGTAGGGGGTGAGCATAGGCTGAACAACTACAGATCAGTTACATCAGTGAATGAgttcaagaaagatggaaaagttTACACCATTGTTTTAGAGTCATACATTGTGGATATTCCAGAAGGGAATACTGAAGAAGACACTAAAATGTTCACAGATACAGTTGTTAAGTTAAATCTACAAAAACTTGGTGTGGTGGCAATGGCTGCTTTGCATGGGCACGAATTATAG
- the LOC138903152 gene encoding uncharacterized protein gives MAPFEALYGRRYRSPIGWFERGESRLYGTDLVKDSLVKVKFIQERHHTAQSRQKSYADQKARIMRFGKKGKLSPRFIGPFEVLRLVGDFAYEIALPTSLSGVHLVFHVSMLRKYHPDWSHVLDYERFQLDESLGYEEEPLAIIDRHVC, from the exons atggctccatttgaggctttatatggtcggcgatatcgttcccctattggttggtttgagcgcGGTGAGTCTAGgttatatggcactgatttaGTGAAAGATTCCTTGGTTAAGGTAAAGTTTATTCAAGAGCGACATCacacagcacagtctagacaaaagagttatgcggatcagaaagcac gtatcatgaggttcggaaagaagggaaagctgagtccgaggtttattggcccatttgaggtgttgaggctaGTTGGGGATTTTGCTTATGAGATTGCTTTGCCtactagtctatcgggagttcatctagtttttcatgtgtctatgctacggaagtaccATCCCGAttggtcacatgtgttagattacgAGCGatttcagctagatgagagcttgggttacgaggaggagccacTTGCCATTATTGACAGACATGTTTgctag